From Anopheles darlingi chromosome 2, idAnoDarlMG_H_01, whole genome shotgun sequence, the proteins below share one genomic window:
- the LOC125952381 gene encoding ribonuclease H2 subunit A, which produces MEGKVKQETKPARINSLDALGPYIGQQDNAKNFVYISDIPQLCKDEPCMLGVDEAGRGPVLGPMVYGIAFCPLSKKDILKSLGFADSKQLTEEKRDQIFDEMNKEDYATEALGWAVEAISPSTISMSMLRRTKCSLNEVSMNSAIGLIHAAIEAGVNIAEVYVDTVGPPEKYQAKLKDIFPKFKITVAKKADSTYPIVSAASIAAKVTRDHALKVWQFRERPNEEENSFGSGYPGDPTTKKFLGEVDLVFGFPRLVRFSWSTAGNALDKKAYDMEFDDADDGKDAKSKATYGSEKLSKYFSASNNESRKRNEYFRERCLEHVVEF; this is translated from the exons atggaaggaaaagtgaaacaagaGACAAAACCCGCGAGAATTAATAGTTTGGACGCACTAGGACCTTACATCGGACAGCAGGATAATGCGAAAAACTTTGTCTACATTTCCGATATCCCACAATTGTGCAAAGATGAGCCGTGCATGCTCGGGGTCGACGAAGCCGGTCGAGGGCCCGTGCTGG GTCCGATGGTGTACGGAATCGCCTTTTGTCCACTCTCGAAGAAGGATATCCTGAAGTCCCTCGGATTCGCGGATTCGAAGCAGCTTACTGAGGAAAAGCGAGACCAAATATTCGACGAAATGAATAAGGAGGACTATGCTACCGAAGCGCTCGGCTGGGCCGTCGAAGCCATCTCCCCCAGCACCATCTCGATGAGCATGCTCCGGCGGACAAAGTGTTCGCTGAACGAAGTATCGATGAATTCCGCGATCGGGTTGATCCACGCGGCCATCGAGGCGGGCGTGAATATCGCCGAGGTGTATGTGGATACGGTGGGACCTCCGGAGAAGTATCAGGCCAAACTGAAGGACATTTTTCCCAAATTCAAGATCACCGTGGCCAAGAAGGCTGATAGCACGTACCCCATCGTATCGGCTGCCAGTATTGCGGCCAAGGTAACGCGCGATCACGCACTGAAAGTGTGGCAATTCCGGGAACGACCAAACGAAGAGGAGAATTCCTTCGGAAGTGGCTATCCGGGGGATCCGACCACGAAAAAGTTCCTAGGCGAGGTGGATCTTGTATTTGGCTTTCCGCGTCTGGTTCGCTTCAGCTGGTCCACGGCTGGCAACGCTCTCGACAAGAAAGCCTACGATATGGAGTtcgacgatgccgatgacggTAAAGAcgcgaaatcgaaagcaacgTACGGTAGCGAGAAACTGTCCAAGTACTTCTCGGCATCGAATAACGAAAGCAGAAAGAGGAACGAGTACTTCCGGGAGCGTTGCCTGGAACACGTGGTGGAGTTTTGA
- the LOC125952446 gene encoding 60S acidic ribosomal protein P1-like: protein MALNKAELACVYSALILVDDDVAVTDEKISTILKAAGVDIEPYWPGLFAKALEGIDVKSLITSIGSGVGSGGGGAPAAGGAAAGGAAPAAAEKKEEKKEEEPEESDDDMGFGLFG from the exons atGGCTCTTAACAAAGCTGAACTAGCCTGTGTTTACTCGGCACTGAtcctcgttgatgatgatgttgccgtAACG GACGAGAAGATCTCGACCATCCTGAAAGCCGCCGGTGTCGACATCGAGCCgtactggcctggcctgttcGCCAAGGCTCTGGAGGGTATCGATGTCAAGAGCCTGATCACGAGCATCGGCTCCGGCGTCggatccggtggtggcggtgctccggctgctggtggtgctgcagctggcGGTGCTGCCCCGGCCGCCgctgagaagaaggaggagaagaaggaagaggagccaGAGGAATCCGATGATGACATGGGATTCG GTCTCTTCGGTTAG
- the LOC125952343 gene encoding F-box-like/WD repeat-containing protein TBL1X translates to MSFSSDEVNFLVYRYLQESGFSHSAYTFGIESHISQSNINGAIVPPAALLSILQKGLQYTEAEISIGEDGTEHRLVESLSLIDAVMPEVVAIRQNMQNQQKQTIKTEAPETNGTTEEPTPPPATTTTTSSTTPAPAETMEVDQSIEIPASKATVLRGHESEVFICAWNPSTDLLASGSGDSTARIWDMSDNPANPNQLVLRHCIQKGGTEVPSNKDVTSLDWNCDGTLLATGSYDGYARIWRTDGLLASTLGQHKGPIFALKWNKRGNYILSAGVDKTTIIWDAATGQCTQQFSFHSAPALDVDWQSNQSFASCSTDQCIHVCKLGIDKPIKSFQGHTNEVNAIKWDPQGQLLASCSDDMTLKIWSMKQDTCVHDLQAHSKEIYTIKWSPTGTGTQNPNMNLILASASFDSTVRLWDVERGVCIHTLTKHTEPVYSVAFSPDGKFLASGSFDKCVHIWSTQSGQLVHSYKGTGGIFEVCWNSRGSKVGASASDGSVFVLDLRKL, encoded by the exons ATGAGCTTTTCCAGCGATGAGGTGAACTTCCTCGTTTACCGCTATCTGCAAGAGTCGG GTTTTTCACATTCTGCGTACACGTTCGGCATCGAGTCACACATCTCCCAGAGCAACATAAATGGAGCGATCGTTCCACCCGCGGCACTCTTGAGCATTCTTCAGAAAGGACTGCAGTACACGGAGGCCGAAATCAGCATCGGGGAGGACGGTACCGAACATCGGCTCGTCGAAAGCCTCAGCTTGATCGATGCCGTTATGCCGGAAGTCGTTGCCATCCGGCAAAATATGCAGAATCAGCAAAAGCAGACAATTAAAACCGAAGCTCCGGAAACGAACGGCACGACGGAAGAGCCGACGCCCCCAcctgctacgacgacgaccacctcCTCGACGACACCTGCTCCGGCGGAAACGATGGAAGTCGATCAAAGTATTGAGATTCCGGCTTCGAAGGCCACCGTACTGCGTGGACACGAGAGCGAAGTGTTCATCTGTGCTTGGAACCCGAGCACGGATCTGTTGGCCAGCGGGTCCGGGGACAGCACCGCCCGCATCTGGGATATGTCGGATAATCCAGCCAATCCGAACCAACTCGTCTTGCGTCATTGCATACAGAAGGGTGGCACTGAGGTACCGAGCAACAAGGACGTCACCTCGCTCGACTGGAACTGCGACGGTACGCTGTTGGCCACGGGATCGTACGACGGATACGCTCGTATATGGCGAACGGATGGGCTTCTGGCGAGCACGCTCGGTCAGCACAAGGGACCGATCTTTGCGCTGAAATGGAACAAACGCGGCAATTACATCCTTTCGGCGGGTGTCGACAAAACGACCATCATCTGGGATGCCGCAACGGGCCAGTGCACACAGCAGTTCAGCTTCCATTCGGCACCGGCACTCGATGTGGATTGGCAATCGAACCAATCGTTTGCCAGTTGCAGTACTGATCAGTGCATTCACGTCTGTAAGCTTGGTATCGATAAGCCGATCAAATCGTTCCAGGGACACACG AACGAAGTGAACGCGATCAAATGGGATCCTCAAGGGCAACTGTTGGCATCCTGTTCCGATGATATGACACTGAAAATCTGGTCGATGAAACAGGACACATGCGTTCATGATTTGCAG GCTCATTCAAAGGAGATCTACACCATCAAGTGGTCTCCGACGGGTACGGGAACACAGAACCCGAACATGAACCTCATTCTGGCGAGTGCGTCCTTCGATTCGACCGTGCGTCTATGGGACGTCGAGCGTGGTGTGTGCATTCACACCCTGACCAAGCACACGGAACCGGTGTACTCAGTGGCCTTTAGCCCGGATGGCAAATTCCTGGCTTCCGGTAGCTTCGACAAGTGCGTCCACATCTGGAGCACACAGAGCGGCCAGCTGGTACACAGCTACAAGGGCACGGGAGGTATCTTTGAAGTGTGCTGGAACTCGCGCGGCAGCAAAGTCGGTGCTAGTGCCAGCGATGGCAGTGTATTTGTGCTTGATTTACGAAAGTTATGA